A region of the Zymomonas mobilis subsp. mobilis ATCC 10988 genome:
CTTCGGGATTCCATTGGCATTTTGTCGGCGGTAATCATGAAACCGCTATGATCGAAATTTTCTCGGCTGCCCCGCGGAAAGTCTCACCGGAAAAATTGGCGGATTGGCTTTCCCGTTATGGTGGGCGGGAAACAATGATAAGCTATGGTATTCCAGCAGACGAGATAGATAACGCGGCCGTCCAGCTTAAATCCAAGCATGTAACCTTGGAATTTGCTGATAAATTGCTGATGTCATGGCGTGCCAAGATTCCGCCTGCTCATTTTGAATTTTTATTTGCCTTGCCCGATAGCTTGCAATTCGGTGACTATTTCTTTGCCCATGCTGGTATCAAGCCAGGCATCGCAGTAGAAAAACAGAAAAGCGATGATCTCCGCCGTATCCGAGGCGAATTTTTAAAAGACGAACGCGATCATGGCGTTGTGGTCGTTCATGGCCATAGTATGAGATCAGAACCGGAAATTCGTCCCAACCGTATTGGTATTGATACGGGTGCTTATACTTCTTCGGGGCGGTTGACGGCTGTTGGTCTTGAAGGGCGGTCGCGTTGGCTGTTAGCCTCTGGACAAGCGGGCGTTATCGGGGCAAATTCTTTAAAAGAAGGGCGTTTGCCCTTTATTCTCAAGGCTTTTTGAGGATAGCCTTGCTTTTCCTGCCAAGCGGCAAGAGGAAGATTTTATTCCGGCTGAAAATACGATAAAGGCTAACTTTCTTTTTGGCTCTCACCTGATGGGTAATCTGTGACTCCACTCGACCATATCCGCAATTTTTCGATTATTGCACATATTGATCACGGTAAATCAACATTAGCCGATCGTTTGATTCAGACAACTGGCGGCCTGACCGCTCGTGAAATGTCTGAACAAGTGCTCGATAACATGGATATCGAGAAGGAAAGGGGCATCACGATCAAGGCGCAAACAGTGCGGCTTGATTACACCGCCAAGGATGGGCAAAAATATGTCCTGAATTTGATGGACACGCCCGGCCATGTCGATTTTGCTTATGAGGTCAGTCGTTCTCTTGCCGCCTGTGAAGGGGCTTTGTTGGTGGTGGATGCGTCGCAAGGCGTTGAAGCGCAGACTTTGGCCAATGTCTATCAGTCGATCGAATATGATCACGAAATTGTGCCGGTCATCAATAAAATTGATTTGCCCGCCGCTGAACCTGAAAAGGTAAAGCAGGAAATAGAAGAAATCATCGGCTTGCCTGCTGATGATGCCGTTCTGGCCTCGGCAAAATCCGGTATCGGGATTGATGATATTCTGGAAGCCTTGGTAAAACGGATTCCGGCACCCAAAGGCGATATTAATGCCCCTTTAAAGGCAATGCTGGTTGATAGCTGGTATGATCCTTATCTGGGCGTGGTTATTTTGGTTCGGATCATTGATGGCTCTTTGAAAAAAGGTCAGCAAATCCGCTTTATGCAGGCGGGAACAACCCATCTGATTGATCGGGTTGGCTGTTTCCGTCCTAAAATTGAAATATTGGATAGTCTGGGGCCGGGTGAAATCGGCTTTATCACCGCGCAAATCAAAGAGGTCAGCCAGACCGCCGTTGGTGATACTATCACCGATGCCAAAAATCCGACTTCGACCCCGTTACCGGGCTTTAAGCAAGTCCAACCGGTGGTCTTCTGCGGGCTGTTTCCGGTGGATGCTGCCGATTTCGACAAGTTAAAAGAATCCCTCGGAAAATTGCGGTTGAATGATGCCTCCTTCTCTTTCGAGGCTGAAAATTCGGCGGCTTTGGGTTTTGGTTTTCGTTGTGGTTTTCTGGGCTTGCTTCATCTTGAAATTATTCAAGAACGCTTGTCACGCGAATATGATCTTGATCTTATCACGACCGCACCCTCCGTTGTCTATCATTTGAACATGACCCATGGGGAAGGCTCGATTGACCTTCACAACCCTGCGGATATGCCGGATGTTACCCGCATCGATTCCATTGACGAACCTTGGATTGAAGCGACAATTTACGTTCCCGATCAGTATCTGGGGGCGGTTCTGAAACTGTGTCAGGATCGGCGCGGTATCCAGAAAGATATGACCTATGTCGGCGGACGGGTGCAGCTGCTTTACGAATTGCCGCTGAACGAAGTGGTTTTTGACTTCTATGACCGTTTAAAATCAATCAGCCGTGGCTATGCCAGCTTTGACTATCATCAGATCGGTTATCGTGAGGGTGATCTCGTCAAAATGACGATTATGGTCAATGGCGAAGTGGTGGATGCCCTTTCGATGATTGTGCACCGTCATGCAGCCGAAGGGCGTGGTCGCCAGATGTGCCAACGGATGAAAGATCTTATCCCGCGCCATCTGTTTAAAATCCCGATTCAGGCGGCCATTGGCGGCAAAGTCATTGCCCGTGAAACCATTGGCGCCATGCGAAAAGATGTTACCGCCAAATGTTACGGGGGCGATATCTCTCGTAAAAAGAAACTTCTGGAAAAGCAGAAAGAAGGTAAAAAGCGGATGCGGCAATATGGTAGTGTTGATATCCCGCAAGAAGCCTTTATCGCCGCTTTACGCATGGGTGATGACAGTTAATTCTGTTATGGCCTTTCTCTCTGTTCAAAGTTCAATGCAAGGAATCTAATCTATGACCGATACGCCTCCCGATCATCTTTCTGTTTTTCCTGACAGTGAATGGTTCAATGCCGATGCTTTAAGACGCGGTGTTGGTATCCGTTTCAAAGGACAGGAACGGACGGATGTTGAAGAATATTCCATGTCCGAAGGCTGGGTTCGTGTCGCCGCCGGTCGGAGCCGTGACCGTTTCGGCCGTCCGATGACGATTAAATTAAAAGGCGAAGTCGAAGCCTTCTATCAGGATGCCGGTCAGCAGGCCGAAGCTGACGATAGTCAGGCCTAAGAATAAGGAAAAAGACAACGTTTAAGACGCATTTTGACAAGCGGCTTTTTCTGGCCTGTCATGACGAGGACGCTCTTTTGATTGGGCATCCTATCCGTATAAAATCTATACGGATAACCGCTTGCATTCAGGAGCCATAAGCTGATGTTCGCCGGTTTCCCGCTTGTCGATTTGCGTTCTCAACCTTTTTTTGAAGACAAAAATCGTGCCTTTTGGATGCTGCAATCTGTCGGCTGGACGGGATATTTTGTTTTAAGGGCTTTGGGCGGCCTCGCCAATTCGATGGGGCTGCTCTATATTGTGCCAACGGCACTTGCGACCGTTACCGGCTATTCCATTACCTTATTGATGTCAGTTGCCTATCGTCGATTGATCCATGCCAAACCCTTGGTGACATGGAGCATTTCGATCTTTATTCTGGTTATGGCTTCGGCAATCTTTTCGATGATTGAAGTCTGGGCGCATGCGACCTTTTACCGATCGGTTTCGATGCCCGTCGGTATTGAATTTTTGGGCGCTATCCTGCTTGATTTCGCGCTTCTGATTGCATGGTCGGCGCTTTATTATGGCATCAATTATTATCTGATGCTTGAAAAGCATATGGGGCGGATTCATCGTATCGAGGCACAGGCTTCCGCTGCTCAGCTTGCGATGCTGCGTTACCAGCTTAACCCCCATTTCCTATTTAATACCTTGAATTCCATTTCGACCTTGGTGCTTTTGAAACAGACCAGTCGTGCGAATGCGATGCTTTCCCGATTATCTTCTTTCTTGCGCTATACTTTGGCAAATGAACCCACAGCGATGGTGACGCTGGAACAAGAGGTTGAAACTCTTAAACTCTATCTTGAAATCGAAAAGATGCGGTTTGAAGATCGTCTTCGGCCACATTTCGAGATTGATCCTGCGGTTGCGCATGTGCGCTTGCCGTCTTTATTGCTGCAACCTTTGATCGAAAATGCCATCAAATATGCGGTGACACCTTGTGAAAACGGGGCAGATATTTCGGTAACGGCGCGTTTTGAAAATGGCCATGTCCGAATAGATGTTGTGGATAGCGGCCCCGGTGCGGTCGAAGAAGAAGATTCGCTGGAAGAAATTATTATCGAAGCAGAAGATTCATCCCCCATACAGCCGGATAAGAGCAATACCGCCCTTATACCGCATGAAAATCTGGAACCCGATACCCCAAAGCCGATAGTAAACCCGAAAAAACACACTATGTCAGCTTCAACAGGTGTTGGTCTCCCTAATATTAGGGACAGGCTTTTTCAGACATACGGAACAGATCAAAGCTTTCAGACCTTTAACAGGCCAGAAGGTGGTTTCGCTGTCGTTATAGAAATACCTTACCAGACGGAAGATAAAGCAGTCAGGACGTAATATGGCTATTCGCACCATTATTGTTGATGATGAACCACTTGCCATCCAAGGCTTACAGCTTAGGTTGGAAGAATATCCTGATATTCAGATCATCGAAACATGTCTTAATGGGCGGGAGGCTATTCGGGCGATTAAAACCC
Encoded here:
- the lepA gene encoding translation elongation factor 4; its protein translation is MTPLDHIRNFSIIAHIDHGKSTLADRLIQTTGGLTAREMSEQVLDNMDIEKERGITIKAQTVRLDYTAKDGQKYVLNLMDTPGHVDFAYEVSRSLAACEGALLVVDASQGVEAQTLANVYQSIEYDHEIVPVINKIDLPAAEPEKVKQEIEEIIGLPADDAVLASAKSGIGIDDILEALVKRIPAPKGDINAPLKAMLVDSWYDPYLGVVILVRIIDGSLKKGQQIRFMQAGTTHLIDRVGCFRPKIEILDSLGPGEIGFITAQIKEVSQTAVGDTITDAKNPTSTPLPGFKQVQPVVFCGLFPVDAADFDKLKESLGKLRLNDASFSFEAENSAALGFGFRCGFLGLLHLEIIQERLSREYDLDLITTAPSVVYHLNMTHGEGSIDLHNPADMPDVTRIDSIDEPWIEATIYVPDQYLGAVLKLCQDRRGIQKDMTYVGGRVQLLYELPLNEVVFDFYDRLKSISRGYASFDYHQIGYREGDLVKMTIMVNGEVVDALSMIVHRHAAEGRGRQMCQRMKDLIPRHLFKIPIQAAIGGKVIARETIGAMRKDVTAKCYGGDISRKKKLLEKQKEGKKRMRQYGSVDIPQEAFIAALRMGDDS
- a CDS encoding metallophosphoesterase, yielding MPKRGQDNIDIMGEMIAGGHAPSLPAGMRLYAIGDIHGRKDRFDILLRQIIEDNSLRGLAGREGTHIVLLGDYIDRGMDSKGMIDFFLHPEPSGFHWHFVGGNHETAMIEIFSAAPRKVSPEKLADWLSRYGGRETMISYGIPADEIDNAAVQLKSKHVTLEFADKLLMSWRAKIPPAHFEFLFALPDSLQFGDYFFAHAGIKPGIAVEKQKSDDLRRIRGEFLKDERDHGVVVVHGHSMRSEPEIRPNRIGIDTGAYTSSGRLTAVGLEGRSRWLLASGQAGVIGANSLKEGRLPFILKAF
- a CDS encoding sensor histidine kinase produces the protein MFAGFPLVDLRSQPFFEDKNRAFWMLQSVGWTGYFVLRALGGLANSMGLLYIVPTALATVTGYSITLLMSVAYRRLIHAKPLVTWSISIFILVMASAIFSMIEVWAHATFYRSVSMPVGIEFLGAILLDFALLIAWSALYYGINYYLMLEKHMGRIHRIEAQASAAQLAMLRYQLNPHFLFNTLNSISTLVLLKQTSRANAMLSRLSSFLRYTLANEPTAMVTLEQEVETLKLYLEIEKMRFEDRLRPHFEIDPAVAHVRLPSLLLQPLIENAIKYAVTPCENGADISVTARFENGHVRIDVVDSGPGAVEEEDSLEEIIIEAEDSSPIQPDKSNTALIPHENLEPDTPKPIVNPKKHTMSASTGVGLPNIRDRLFQTYGTDQSFQTFNRPEGGFAVVIEIPYQTEDKAVRT
- a CDS encoding DUF3297 family protein, which translates into the protein MTDTPPDHLSVFPDSEWFNADALRRGVGIRFKGQERTDVEEYSMSEGWVRVAAGRSRDRFGRPMTIKLKGEVEAFYQDAGQQAEADDSQA